In Mytilus galloprovincialis chromosome 1, xbMytGall1.hap1.1, whole genome shotgun sequence, the following are encoded in one genomic region:
- the LOC143044561 gene encoding uncharacterized protein LOC143044561 has product MNSGYKLTIKRLCFLLSSFVILTIQTTEALESLQNKQKSQAALDESRDKRNAEIDLSPEDSVRTKRYIPYEELQKRLRHFIGKRVDDYRTASDILPTAEKRMRYFVGKRADGDQTNVLDDNDEVEKRMRYFVGKRSRLRYFVGKRDGDEVDPSQDEDLEKRMRYFVGKRRYFLGKRRYFLGKRDEIEGNDPNDHVEKRSRLRYFVGKRPSDDFINGNAFHKRMRYFVGKRDQNKEQNNDLEKRMRYFVGKRDNSEDSEQYDKRHMRYFVG; this is encoded by the coding sequence atgAATTCTGGATATAAATTGACTATCAAAAGACTATGTTTTCTTCTCTCGAGTTTCGTTATACTGACAATTCAAACCACGGAAGCACTGGAATCTCTGCAAAATAAACAGAAGTCACAAGCAGCCTTAGACGAAAGCAGAGACAAGCGAAATGCCGAAATAGATTTATCACCAGAAGATAGTGTACGCACAAAACGATATATTCCTTACGAAGAACTTCAAAAACGACTGAGACATTTCATAGGGAAACGGGTAGATGATTACCGAACAGCTAGTGATATTTTACCCACAGCAGAAAAAAGAATGAGATATTTTGTTGGTAAGAGAGCAGATGGAGATCAAACAAATGTATTGGACGACAACGACGAAGTTGAAAAAAGGATGAGATATTTTGTTGGCAAAAGGTCACGTCTCCGTTATTTTGTAGGAAAGAGAGATGGTGACGAAGTTGACCCCTCACAAGATGAAGATTTGGAGAAAAGAATGCGTTATTTCGTAGGGAAAAGGAGGTACTTTTTAGGAAAACGACGATATTTTCTTGGCAAAAGAGATGAAATAGAGGGAAATGATCCAAATGATCATGTTGAAAAACGATCTCGACTTCGATATTTTGTAGGAAAACGACCATCAGATGATTTTATAAATGGTAATGCATTCCACAAACGAATGAGATATTTTGTTGGAAAACGAGAtcaaaataaagaacaaaacaaTGATCTGGAAAAACGAATGCGATACTTTGTTGGGAAAAGAGACAATTCTGAAGACAGTGAGCAATACGACAAAAGACACATGAGATACTTTGTTGGATGA